A single window of Mangifera indica cultivar Alphonso chromosome 18, CATAS_Mindica_2.1, whole genome shotgun sequence DNA harbors:
- the LOC123202144 gene encoding pathogen-related protein-like, with product MSTGDDAPVTVAVAGDKYRSFLKDEGGEKIQWRHGGPPSYDSVNQLFEEGRTKEWPKGSLEELVQNAIKSWEMELSHKTRLQDFKTINPEKFKLSVNGREGLSAEETLKLGSYNALLKSSLPEELKYYKAEEESFESSHEAFRLALPRGFAWEILSVYSGPPVIAFKFRHWGFFEGPFKGHAPTGEKVEFIGLGTIKVDETLRVEDVEIYYDPAEFFGGLFKGPPISESTKIDDKIAESSKPLIHGSPFSNKA from the exons ATGTCAACAGGTGACGATGCTCCAGTTACAGTAGCTGTAGCAGGAGATAAATACAGGTCCTTCCTGAAAGATGAAGGTGGAGAGAAAATTCAATGGAGACATGGCGGCCCTCCCTCCTATGATAGCGTAAATCAGCTCTTTGAAGAAGGCCGAACTAAG GAGTGGCCCAAAGGATCCCTAGAAGAATTAGTGCAAAATGCTATCAAGTCATGGGAGATGGAGCTCTCACACAAAACCCGCCTGCAAGATTTCAAAACCATTAATCCCGAAAAGTTTAAGCTCAGTGTTAATg GAAGAGAGGGATTATCTGCAGAAGAGACACTGAAATTAGGAAGCTACAATGCTTTGTTGAAGAGTTCATTGCCGGAGGAGTTGAAATACTACAAAGCAGAAGAAGAAAGCTTCGAATCATCTCATGAAGCATTTCGATTGGCTTTACCTCGAGGGTTTGCATGGGAAATTCTCAGTGTTTATTCTGGTCCTCCCGTTATTGCTTTCAAATTCAGGCACTGGGGTTTCTTTGAAGGCCCTTTCAAAGGCCATGCTCCCACCGGAGAAAAGGTTGAATTTATTGGCTTGGGAACTATTAAG GTTGATGAAACACTGAGGGTAGAGGATGTAGAAATCTACTATGACCCAGCAGAATTTTTTGGAGGATTATTCAAAGGGCCACCAATTTCTGAGTCGACGAAGATAGATGATAAGATTGCTGAAAGTTCAAAACCATTAATTCATGGCTCTCCCTTCTCCAACAAAGCATAA
- the LOC123201683 gene encoding pathogen-related protein-like — MVFLKYEELREDIKFHIKKLVDFLGCPFSEDEEWPKGSLEELVQNAIKSWEMELSHKTRLQDFKTINPEKFKLSVNDIDTNVAGREGLSAEETLKLGSFNALLKNSLPEEFKYYKADEESFESSHEAFRLALPRGFAWELLTVYSGPPVIAFKFRHWGFFEGPLKGHAPTGEKVEFIGLGNVKVDESLRIEDVEIYYDPAELFGGLLKGPPISESTKKEDETAESSTPSIHGCPFSDKQ; from the exons ATGGTATTCTTGAAATATGAAGAATTGCGGGAAGATATTAAGTTTCACATCAAGAAATTGGTCGATTTCTTAGGATGTCCTTTCAGTGAAGATGAG GAGTGGCCCAAAGGATCCTTAGAAGAATTAGTGCAAAATGCTATCAAGTCATGGGAGATGGAGCTTTCACACAAAACCCGCCTGCAAGATTTCAAAACCATTAATCCTGAGAAGTTTAAGCTCAGTGTTAATG ATATTGACACAAATGTCGCTGGAAGGGAGGGATTATCTGCGGAAGAGACATTGAAATTAGGAAGCTTCAATGCGTTGTTGAAGAATTCATTGCCAGAGGAGTTCAAATACTACAAAGCAGATGAAGAGAGCTTCGAATCATCTCATGAAGCATTTCGATTGGCTTTACCTCGAGGGTTTGCATGGGAACTTCTGACTGTTTATTCTGGTCCTCCTGTTATTGCTTTCAAATTCAGGCACTGGGGTTTCTTTGAAGGCCCCTTAAAAGGACATGCCCCCACCGGAGAAAAGGTTGAATTTATTGGGTTGGGCAATGTTAag GTTGATGAATCACTGAGGATAGAGGATGTAGAAATCTACTATGACCCAGCAGAGTTATTTGGAGGGTTATTAAAAGGGCCACCAATTTCTGAGTCGACGAAGAAAGAAGATGAGACTGCTGAAAGTTCAACGCCATCAATCCATGGCTGTCCTTTCTCCGACAAACAATAA